In one window of Candidatus Neomarinimicrobiota bacterium DNA:
- the purH gene encoding bifunctional phosphoribosylaminoimidazolecarboxamide formyltransferase/IMP cyclohydrolase has translation MKINRALISVFDKTGVVEFAQTLHNHGVEILSTGGTAKVLRDANIPVTDVSDYTKFPEIMDGRVKTINPLVEGGILGLRDKHADDATANQVKWIDLVVCNLYPFSETISRDDCDLALALENVDIGGPTMIRSAAKNVGWVCVTVDPSNYSTIIDELQSGEISFKTRKQLSSKAFGHTAKYDTIIHNYLKSDDLSDNLSLTFEKHSEMRYGENPHQSAASYKIPGNNEPNILNATIHQGKKLSYNNIMDADGALACIREFDKPACVVVKHSNPCGVAIGDNLLDVYNRAFNADSLSAFGGIIALNRTCTNDVAIEIKKVFVEIVLAPDFDPEALEIFKKKKNLRVLEIGKIGKRTQKLEVRNIDGGLLVQDTDINTLTREHYKTVTKAQPSEQDIETALFTWKVLRHAKSNSILIAKDNTTVGLGAGQVSRVDAVHMALRKGCKNVKGGVLASDAYFPFRDSIDAIKNSGIKVVVQPGGSIRDQEVIDACDEYGIAMIFTSTRCFKH, from the coding sequence ATCAAAATTAACCGAGCGCTTATTTCTGTCTTTGACAAAACGGGCGTGGTGGAGTTCGCTCAAACTTTACACAACCACGGCGTAGAAATCTTGTCAACCGGCGGAACTGCAAAAGTTTTACGTGATGCCAATATTCCCGTTACCGATGTAAGTGATTATACAAAATTTCCGGAAATCATGGATGGCCGTGTAAAAACCATTAATCCGCTTGTTGAGGGAGGAATTCTCGGGCTACGGGACAAACATGCTGATGATGCTACCGCCAATCAAGTCAAATGGATCGACCTTGTGGTCTGTAATCTATATCCTTTTTCAGAAACAATTTCCCGTGATGATTGTGACTTGGCGTTAGCATTAGAAAATGTAGATATCGGTGGCCCCACTATGATTCGTTCTGCTGCCAAAAATGTGGGCTGGGTTTGCGTTACAGTGGATCCTTCCAATTACTCCACTATAATCGATGAATTGCAATCCGGAGAAATTTCTTTTAAAACTCGGAAGCAACTTTCGTCCAAAGCGTTTGGCCACACAGCAAAGTACGACACCATTATCCACAATTATTTGAAGAGTGACGATTTGTCTGATAATCTTTCGCTCACCTTTGAAAAACATTCTGAAATGCGCTATGGTGAGAATCCCCATCAGTCCGCTGCATCCTATAAAATCCCCGGAAACAATGAGCCCAATATTTTGAATGCCACGATTCATCAAGGGAAAAAATTATCCTATAATAATATCATGGATGCGGATGGCGCCTTGGCTTGCATTCGAGAATTTGACAAACCAGCCTGCGTTGTAGTAAAACACTCAAATCCCTGCGGGGTGGCTATTGGGGATAATTTACTCGATGTTTATAATCGTGCTTTTAATGCGGATTCGCTATCAGCGTTTGGTGGCATTATTGCGCTCAACCGAACTTGCACGAATGACGTGGCGATCGAAATCAAAAAAGTATTTGTAGAAATTGTATTGGCGCCGGATTTTGATCCGGAAGCACTAGAAATATTCAAAAAGAAAAAGAATCTACGCGTGTTGGAAATCGGAAAAATTGGGAAACGAACCCAAAAATTAGAAGTGCGAAATATTGATGGTGGATTATTAGTCCAAGATACAGACATTAATACCTTAACACGCGAACACTACAAAACTGTTACTAAAGCGCAACCTTCCGAACAAGACATTGAAACAGCCTTATTCACATGGAAGGTACTCCGCCATGCTAAATCAAATAGCATTTTGATCGCCAAAGACAATACGACAGTCGGGCTTGGTGCCGGACAGGTGAGCCGCGTGGATGCAGTTCACATGGCCTTGCGAAAGGGATGCAAAAATGTGAAGGGCGGCGTCTTAGCTTCCGATGCGTATTTTCCGTTTCGAGACAGTATAGATGCCATCAAAAATTCTGGGATTAAAGTGGTGGTACAGCCCGGCGGTTCAATTCGAGACCAGGAAGTGATAGACGCCTGTGATGAATATGGCATAGCTATGATTTTCACCAGCACACGGTGTTTTAAACATTAA
- the purN gene encoding phosphoribosylglycinamide formyltransferase, whose product MIKLGVIGSTNGTDLQAILDAIASGELDSDVSVVLSNRKNAYILERAENHSVPAVFISHKDKSRETFDAEMTAILKSHNVELVLLIGFMRILSTEFCQEWRDKLLNVHPSLLPKYAGGMDTNVHEEVLKNGETETGCTIHFVTDDVDGGPILVQKKCNVDSDDTIETLKTKVQELEGQAFIEAIKMISHKDTNTQSIK is encoded by the coding sequence ATGATAAAACTCGGCGTTATTGGCTCAACCAACGGCACAGACTTACAAGCCATATTGGATGCCATTGCGTCCGGTGAATTGGATTCGGACGTTTCTGTGGTTCTATCTAATCGCAAAAATGCCTATATATTAGAGAGAGCTGAAAATCATAGCGTGCCGGCTGTGTTCATTTCTCATAAGGATAAATCGCGAGAAACTTTTGATGCTGAAATGACGGCTATATTGAAAAGCCATAATGTTGAACTGGTTTTGCTCATTGGATTTATGCGAATTTTGTCTACTGAATTTTGCCAAGAATGGCGGGATAAGTTGTTAAATGTTCATCCGTCTCTTTTGCCTAAATATGCCGGCGGAATGGATACCAACGTCCATGAAGAAGTATTAAAAAACGGTGAAACAGAAACGGGGTGCACGATCCATTTTGTTACGGATGACGTGGACGGTGGACCTATTTTAGTTCAGAAAAAATGTAATGTAGATTCTGACGATACTATTGAAACATTAAAAACAAAAGTACAAGAATTAGAAGGACAAGCCTTTATTGAAGCTATAAAAATGATTAGCCACAAAGACACTAATACACAAAGTATAAAATGA